The following proteins come from a genomic window of Rissa tridactyla isolate bRisTri1 chromosome 25, bRisTri1.patW.cur.20221130, whole genome shotgun sequence:
- the LOC128901392 gene encoding olfactory receptor 14A16-like, with protein MSNSSSITQFLLLALADTRELQLLHFGLFLGIYLAALLANGLIIGAIACDHHLHTPMYFFLLNLALLDLGSISTTVPKSMANSFWDTRAISYAGCAAQVFFFVFCAATEVYLLTVMSYDRYVAICKPLHYGTLLGSRACVHMAAAAWGTGFLNALLHTASTFSLPLCQGNAVGQFFCEIPQILKLSCSDAYLRELGLLILSALLVFGCFVFIVLSYVQIFRVVLRIPSEQGRHKAFSTCLPHLAVVSLFISTGIFSHLKPPSISSPSLDLVMAVLYSVVPPAVNPLIYSMRNQELKESIRKVIYWMFVNVDKFSITVHK; from the coding sequence atgtccaacagcagctccatcacccagttcctcctcctggcattggcagacacacgggagctgcagctcttgcacttcgggctcttcctgggcatctacttggctgccctcctggccaacggcctcatcatcggCGCTatagcctgtgaccaccacctccacacccccatgtacttcttcctcctcaacctcgccctccttgacctgggctccatctccaccactgtccccaaatctatggccaattccttctgggacaccagggccatctcctatgcaggatgtgccgcacaggtctttttctttgttttctgtgctgcaacagaggtttatcttctcactgtcatgtcctatgaccgctacgttgccatctgcaaacccctgcactacgggaccctcctgggcagcagagcttgtgtccacatggcagcagctgcctggggcactgggtttctcaatgctctcctgcacacggccagtacattttccctacccctctgccagggcaatgctgtgggccagttcttctgtgaaatcccccagatcctcaagctctcctgctcagatgccTACCTCAGGGAACTTGGGCTTCTTATATTAAGTGCTTTGTTagtttttggatgttttgttttcattgtcctgtcctacgtgcagatcttcagggtcgtgctgaggatcccctctgagcagggacggcacaaagccttttccacgtgcctccctcacctggccgtggtctccctctttatcagtaCTGGCATATTTTctcacctgaagcccccctccatctcctccccatcgcTGGATCTGGTgatggcagtgctgtactcagtggtacctccagcagtgaaccccctcatctacagcatgaggaaccaggagctcaaggagtcCATTAGGAAAGTCATTTATTGGATGTTTGTCAATGTTGATAAATTTTCCATCACTGTCCACAAATGA